Genomic segment of Bos taurus isolate L1 Dominette 01449 registration number 42190680 breed Hereford chromosome X, ARS-UCD2.0, whole genome shotgun sequence:
ACTTGCAAAACAAGGTTAGGAACAGAGCAATTTCTGATCCCAGGAAGAACTAAGGAAGCTAAGTACTGCTTCAGGATGTGGGGCCCAACCAGGATTAAGACAAGTCTGGATTATCTCAGCAGTGGTATCACCCTGGTCTGTTATCCAGATCACTGTTCTTGCTGGAAACCATGGCTTACTCTTACTTGAGTTATTTTTGACCACTTATTATAGGACCCTGTGTTCTGCTTTAACTCCACCCCAGGCCCTGACAACTACAAATTGCTAATGAAAAGATTGAAAATGAGTGAGATCATCATCACTTTGAGCTCACACCCATATCTGCCACTTTCGCTCTCCAACTGCTATCACAAATATTGTTTTGGTCCTTTATTTCAACAGCTTCATTGAGACAAATTTACATACCGTACAATTCACAATTTAAACTGTATAATTCACTGCTTCTTTAAAAGTAGATTCACAGATATGTGCACCTGTCATCAGAGTCACTTTTAGTATGTTTTCATCACTTCAAAAAGAAATCCTGTGCCCTTTAACTCTCATTTCTCTATCCCTTACCCCACCCAGTCATGAACAACCACtaactactttctgtctctatagatttccCCATTCTGGACTTCCATATGAATAAAATCACCTAatgtgtggtcttttgtgactggtttctttcacttaacataatgttttcaacaTTCATCTATACTGTAACATGCATCAGTCCTTCATTCATTTCAtggtcaaataatattccattgtatggatatactacattttgtttatccattcatcagttgataaaaatttgggttgtttccaccttttggctattgtgaagagTGCTGCTCCAAACATTTGCATATGAACATATTTTTACTTGGGTCTATAGGAGTAGAACTGCCtggtcatatggtaactttatGTTTAATTATTTGAGGAATGGCCAGACTGTATTCCaaagttacattcccaccagcagtatatgaAGATTATAATTTCTCCATAAACTCACCaatgtttgctattattattaacttaaatttttattgacCATTTCTGTAATGGCTGCTTCCTTGAAGTAGGCGCTGTCACGTGGAATCTCTTAGCCTCTGCACCGGAGCTGCTGGAAGGGAGTCAGATAGAATTCAGTACCGCTTTCTTTGAGATCATCCTTCAAGAACCAGCCACATCATGATCTCAGTTTCAACACAGTTGTTCCTAGTcctcttttcattgcttttggtGCTGCCTGTTGTTGAAGCAGTAGAAGCCGGAGATGCAATTGCTCTCTTGTTAGGTGTGATTCTCAGTATTACAGGCATTTGTGCTTGTTTGGGGGTGTatgcacaaaaaagaaatggacaaatatgaCTTTGAAGGGCCTCCTGAATCAAACCTTCCTCTGAAAACCTTTGTGCTATTGAGTTTCAGAACTGAGCTTTGGTGTCTGAAAGTTCCCAAGAAACAGTTAATAGAGAAGT
This window contains:
- the SMIM30 gene encoding small integral membrane protein 30 is translated as MISVSTQLFLVLFSLLLVLPVVEAVEAGDAIALLLGVILSITGICACLGVYAQKRNGQI